The Brachionichthys hirsutus isolate HB-005 chromosome 3, CSIRO-AGI_Bhir_v1, whole genome shotgun sequence genome has a window encoding:
- the rpz gene encoding protein rapunzel, producing MMEDELMEDQAKLKQGLVKVLQCVATISSAAAVVNPIFGVAGSLIRVVLHHVDDEDIRTLKREFGSVNRGLDQLSQLNRTTLVQIRKETLDGQYCVVEENLKNQFRKFMAMVEARPAHRQGKKDDFEESYSNDLGDQNLHTLYDGVVGKPKLFSKPVLEVYLRHSQGDRQTMERLCTRLTYLFCIGLIALMGYTAIIGDDEEGLTEEWAEKMEHVQEKMQEALRRCE from the coding sequence ATGATGGAGGACGAGCTCATGGAGGACCAGGCCAAGCTGAAGCAGGGCCTGGTCAAAGTGCTGCAGTGCGTCGCCACCATCTCCTCGGCCGCGGCCGTGGTCAACCCCATTTTCGGCGTGGCCGGTTCCTTGATCCGGGTGGTGCTGCACCACGTCGACGACGAGGACATCCGCACCCTGAAGCGCGAGTTCGGCTCGGTCAACCGGGGGCTGGACCAGCTCTCCCAGCTGAATCGCACCACGCTGGTGCAGATCCGGAAGGAGACGCTGGACGGCCAGTACTGCGTCGTGGAGGAGAACCTCAAGAACCAGTTCAGGAAGTTCATGGCCATGGTGGAGGCTCGGCCGGCGCACCGCCAGGGCAAGAAGGACGACTTTGAGGAGAGCTATTCCAACGACTTGGGCGACCAGAACCTGCACACGCTGTACGACGGCGTGGTGGGCAAGCCGAAGCTGTTCAGCAAGCCCGTCCTGGAGGTCTACCTGAGGCACTCGCAGGGCGACCGGCAGACTATGGAGCGGCTCTGCACTCGCCTCACCTACCTGTTCTGCATCGGCCTCATCGCCCTCATGGGCTACACCGCCATCATCGGGGACGACGAGGAGGGCCTGACTGAGGAGTGGGCCGAGAAGATGGAGCACGTGCAGGAGAAGATGCAGGAGGCTCTCCGCCGATGCGAATGA
- the LOC137917835 gene encoding protein rapunzel-like — protein sequence MNSPLEKVVAQKKEAIEAAMDMFEKGAEVLASAVGELFPLCEAAAPVLRLALDNVQSKEVFYVKEQFLTVRNKLDVLSAQLEDIDCEIKKGRVDSQYFSVEENIRNQFRKYVDILEAKQQFREVKTRLFLEHFAKTGGEKNLFVLYDGLMGMNSFGESVLDLVERYVARNRRLLEDFCVRMKELFCLGLIAQLGHCALTKGPEEEQEKIQEWSSKIEEVESRMKMTIEACTAAFPEQAKQDAQRLLQEKEGENLQDTTQQLLAFLVKKFDWIHWSVRLINHSASTYRNWRAGEHFHHVAGQNWFEVLQVNGINLVVSYGGKPQAVPRDFVRQVMEGQGKKGNAPAVVELLEKQLCGFVVHAVSRHKESAAAWSFPEECHYWERHKNVAVCVHSE from the exons ATGAACAGTCCATTGGAGAAGGTCGTGGCCCAGAAGAAGGAGGCGATCGAGGCGGCGATGGACATGTTTGAGAAGGGAGCCGAGGTTCTGGCCAGCGCCGTGGGCGAGCTCTTCCCCCTCTGCGAGGCCGCCGCACCGGTCCTCCGCCTGGCCTTGGACAACGTCCAGAGCAAAGAGGTCTTCTACGTGAAAGAGCAATTCTTGACAGTGAGGAACAAGCTCGACGTGCTCTCCGCCCAACTGGAAGACATCGACTGCGAGATCAAGAAGGGAAGAGTGGATTCCCAGTACTTCTCCGTGGAGGAGAACATTAGGAACCAGTTCAGGAAATACGTGGacatcttggaggccaagcagcaGTTCAGGGAAGTGAAGACCAGACTTTTCCTGGAGCATTTTGCCAaaacaggaggagagaagaacctGTTTGTGCTGTACGATGGCCTGATGGGGATGAACAGCTTTGGGGAGTCGGTTTTAGATTTGGTCGAAAG GTATGTAGCCAGGAACCGGCGTCTCCTGGAAGATTTCTGTGTCCGGATGAAGGAACTCTTCTGTTTGGGCCTGATAGCCCAGTTGGGACACTGCGCTCTAACCAAGGGcccagaagaagagcaggagaAAATCCAAGAGTGGAGCAGCAAGATCGAAGAAGTGGAGTCAAGGATGAAGATGACTATCGAGGCGTGCACCGCCGCCTTCCCAGAACAGGCCAAACAGGACGCCCAGCGTCTCCTGCAAGAGAAGGAAGGCGAGAACCTCCAGGACACGACTCAGCAGCTTCTCGCCTTCTTGGTGAAGAAGTTTGACTGGATCCACTGGTCGGTTCGGCTGATCAACCATTCGGCGAGCACCTACCGGAACTGGCGGGCGGGGGAGCACTTCCACCACGTGGCCGGGCAGAACTGGTTCGAGGTTCTCCAGGTGAACGGCATTAATCTGGTCGTGTCGTACGGCGGCAAACCCCAAGCGGTGCCGCGTGACTTCGTCAGGCAGGTGATGGAGGGCCAGGGGAAGAAGGGAAACGCCCCGGCGgtggtggagctgctggagaagcaGCTGTGCGGGTTTGTCGTCCACGCCGTCAGTCGTCACAAGGAGTCGGCGGCGGCGTGGAGCTTTCCCGAAGAGTGTCACTACTGGGAGAGGCACAAGAACGTGGCGGTGTGCGTGCACTCTGAGTGA